A part of Gadus morhua chromosome 17, gadMor3.0, whole genome shotgun sequence genomic DNA contains:
- the LOC115529325 gene encoding major histocompatibility complex class I-related gene protein, translated as MKALIGLLLLVFGHNVSSVIHSLQFFQTASSGLPTFPEYVMVVMVDEVQIEYYDSNTRRTISKQDWADQANREDPDSLVRETENRKGNQQVAEGNMGTLKKRFNQTGGAHIIQSMTGCEWDDEDGTTEGYNQHGYDGEDFLSLDLKTLTWVAPVHQAFSTKLKLDHNTAYNQYVKNYYTKECVDDLKKLVVYGKSTLQRTERPRVSLLQRSPSSPVVCHATGFYPDRVVVFWRRDGQELHEQVDPGEVLPNHDGTFQVSVDLDLTAVPQEDWGRYECVVQLKGIEDISTTLDPAHIRTNRGDNHILAFILTGVAVLAVVVAAVVGVFLYQKRNDSDKRHKPVGSVTSSENTEGQNPSPEAQPLTTVRS; from the exons ATGAAGGCGCTAatagggctgctgctgttggtctttgGTCACAATGTGTCCTCGG tgattcACTCTCTGCAGTTTTTCCAAACGGCATCGTCTGGACTCCCAACCTTCCCAGAGTATGTGATGGTTGTGATGGTGGATGAGGTTCAGATTGAGTACTATGACAGTAACACCCGGAGAACCATATCCAAACAGGACTGGGCGGACCAGGCCAACAGAGAAGACCCAGACTCCCTGGTGAGGGAAACTGAAAACAGAAAGGGTAACCAGCAGGTCGCCGAAGGCAACATGGGGACTCTGAAGAAGCGCTTTAACCAGACAGGAG gtgcccaCATTATTCAGAGCATGACTGGttgtgagtgggatgatgaggatggtacTACTGAGGGTTATAACCAGCATGGTTATGATGGAGAGGACTTCCTATCGTTGGACCtgaagaccctgacctgggTCGCTCCAGTACACCAGGCTTTCAGCACCAAACTGAAATTGGATCACAATACAGCTTATAATCAATACGTGAAGAACTACTACACCAAGGAGTGTGTTGATGACCTGAAGAAGCTTGTGGTCTACgggaagagcactctgcagagaacag agcgtccgcgggtgtctctgctccagaggagcccctcctccccagtggtgtgccatgctacaggcttctaccctgacagggtggtggtgttctggaggagagacggccaggagctccatgagcaggtggaccccggggaggtcctccccaaccacgacgggaccttccaggtcagcgtggacctggacctcacggccgtcccgcaggaggactgggggaggtacgagtgtgtggtccagctgaaaggcatcgaggacatctccACAACACTGGACCCCGCCCACATCAGGACCAACCGGG GGGACAATCACATCCTTGCTTTCATCCTCACTGGTGTTGCTGttcttgctgttgttgttgctgctgttgttggagtctttctgtaccagaagaggaacG ATTCAGACAAGCGTCACAAACCAGTTG GTTCTGTAACCAGCTCTGAGAACACTGAGGGGCAGAATCCGTCTCCTGAGGCCCAACCTCTGACCACA GTTCGAAGTTAA